One genomic region from Branchiostoma lanceolatum isolate klBraLanc5 chromosome 7, klBraLanc5.hap2, whole genome shotgun sequence encodes:
- the LOC136439081 gene encoding uncharacterized protein produces MSNTAENAIALSGMSGWKHSLLSCFDNFGICALTFCCPCYIAGKNAQAVGESCLFHGALTCVEPAGAYSRAYIRAKVQEKEGLPADFVSNFLVHLTNPCCAMIQEYKQLGGTLPVPKKPAAAAAAAAEPAANAEAPATEEVQRT; encoded by the coding sequence ATGTCTAACACAGCTGAGAACGCGATCGCTCTGTCAGGAATGAGCGGCTGGAAGCATTCCTTGCTGTCCTGCTTCGACAACTTCGGCATCTGTGCGCTCACCTTTTGCTGCCCGTGCTACATCGCGGGGAAGAACGCTCAGGCCGTCGGGGAAAGTTGCCTGTTCCACGGAGCGCTGACCTGCGTCGAGCCGGCAGGGGCGTACTCCCGGGCCTACATCCGCGCTAAGGTCCAGGAGAAGGAAGGTCTACCAGCCGACTTCGTCTCCAACTTCCTCGTCCATTTGACCAACCCTTGCTGTGCGATGATCCAGGAATACAAGCAGCTCGGAGGGACGCTGCCAGTTCCCAAGAAACCGGCGGCAGCAGCAGCCGCAGCAGCAGAACCCGCCGCCAACGCCGAGGCACCGGCCACGGAGGAAGTCCAGCGCACGTAG
- the LOC136439061 gene encoding receptor-interacting serine/threonine-protein kinase 1-like isoform X2, translated as MYFEQMNWCIHAVGGTDGTRYMSHDRVNMVLPNTGHTPEFRHMKGADVEKGVLLGKGAFGAVYKANHREYGEVALKVVSTEAVIDEDDKKELIQEARGLARVPNQYVTLLYGVILEPGNYSLVMEFVEHGSLDKFMKKVNIPWELKIRMIRDITCGMNFLHSFSPKIIHRDLKMQNILVNGNLHVKIADLGLAKWRTFSKKYMKKRSKSKGKEGYIAGTITHIPPENLLDINSEATETFDVYSFGILLWEIITGKEPYEACGGNEGMITVGVYQNQNRPNPKDIPEDCPEWLKDLMKRCYHKDPEERPLFPDSYRIVNKRLTEDYTEAMIKDAVHVVHRALHTSDRAAGIEQDRKVPTVIAQPTSPDGAGNAVRQLGDLQLGRTTPETLETDAITEQPSQASSASNSTHVPGSKQEEPRTVPSTQPTNTSSSQGAVATAGATAISENQEHTMKGGALRARGKTTDDKTKCPPSAEAPNKPSTVPDHAASRITVPTQDSMSPPGDDEKVKKGKVIGPPSGDGNNESFPTRNRVGMPAETTAYQETNQPGLPPGAFPGVGMQPPHYPYTMPVAGGYMIYSAPGMAPYFYPAAMQAAHMPPVNFSAAMPGATPQGGFSCVKTGTDGSTTVISMQGQMDGVQIGDKNVMYVNSGGRGQVRGTSGYRRVPPRRVVAGKPITTDTRVITKQDITVISENLGSTWRKLGRQLGFTEGKLDAFDSDYAIDGLEEKIYQMLVAWRRMKSDDATAAKLAEALCSIGKADVAVYL; from the exons ATGTATTTTGAACAGATGAACTGGTGCATACACGCAGTAGGAGGAACCGACGGAACAAG GTATATGTCTCATGATCGAGTCAACATGGTGTTACCAAATACCGGACACACGCCAGAGTTCAGGCACATGAAGGGAGCCGATGTCGAAAAAGGGGTGCTGCTCGGAAAAGGTGCTTTTGGAGCAGTCTACAAGGCCAATCACAGGGAATATGGCGAGGTGGCATTGAAGGTTGTCAGCACCGAAGCTGTCATAGACGAGGA TGATAAGAAAGAGTTGATCCAAGAAGCTCGTGGCCTGGCCAGGGTCCCAAACCAGTATGTGACCCTGTTATATGGAGTCATTCTGGAGCCAGGCAACTACAGCCTGGTGATGGAATTTGTGGAGCATGGGTCACTGGACAAGTTCATGAAGAAGGTGAACATCCCATGGGAACTGAAGATCCGCATGATCCGGGACATCACATGTGGGATGAACTTCTTACACAGCTTCTCACCGAAGATCATCCATCGTGACCTGAAGATGCAGAACATTTTGGTCAATGGGAATCTTCATGTGAAG ATAGCAGATCTTGGGCTGGCAAAGTGGCGTACATTCTCAAAGAAGTACATGAAGAAAAGATCTAAAAGTAAAGGAAAGGAGGGCTACATTGCAGGCACCATCACACACATTCCACCAGAAAACCTTTTGGACATCAACAGTGAAGCCACAGAAACATTTGATGTTTACAG TTTTGGAATTCTGCTGTGGGAAATAATTACTGGCAAGGAACCATATGAAG CATGTGGTGGAAATGAAGGAATGATTACCGTGGGAGTGTATCAGAATCAGAACAGACCAAACCCTAAGGATATTCCAGAAGACTGTCCAGAGTGGTTAAAAGATCTGATGAAAAGGTGCTATCACAAAGACCCTGAAGAAAGACCCCTTTTTCCTG ACTCCTACAGAATTGTTAACAAGAGGCTGACTGAGGACTACACTGAAGCTATGATAAAGGATGCAGTGCATGTTGTTCACAGAGCCCTG CATACTTCAGACAGAGCAGCAGGAATAGAACAGGACAGGAAAGTTCCCACAGTCATTGCCCAGCCAACATCACCTGATGGAGCTGGGAATGCTGTCAGACAACTGGGAGATCTCCAGCTTGGAAGGACCACTCCAGAAACACTGGAGACAGATGCTATTACTGAACAGCCATCTCAAG CATCTTCTGCCAGCAATTCCACACATGTGCCTGGATCAAAGCAAGAAGAACCCAGAACAGTGCCGTCTACACAGCCTACCAACACCTCATCTTCCCAGGGGGCAGTAGCTACAGCTGGGGCCACAGCCATCTCAGAAAACCAAGAACACACCATGAAAGGAGGCGCACTACGTGCAAGGGGAAAGACAACAGATGACAAGACAAAGTGCCCACCAAGTGCTGAAGCTCCTAACAAGCCATCAACAGTGCCAGATCATGCAGCCTCTAGGATTACTGTGCCTACCCAGGATAGCATGTCACCACCAGGTGATGATGAGAAGGTGAAAAAGGGAAAAGTCATTGGTCCCCCCAGTGGTGATGGCAACAATGAGAGCTTCCCAACACGTAACCGAGTTGGGATGCCAGCAGAGACAACTGCTTATCAGGAAACAAACCAGCCTGGACTTCCTCCAG GGGCCTTCCCTGGTGTGGGCATGCAACCTCCACACTATCCCTACACAATGCCAGTTGCAGGAGGATACATGATCTATTCTGCTCCAGGCATGGCACCATATTTCTACCCAGCAGCCATG CAAGCAGCACACATGCCCCCCGTGAACTTCTCTGCTGCCATGCCTGGTGCCACACCCCAAGGAGGGTTTTCATGCGTGAAAACAG GGACTGATGGAAGCACGACAGTTATCAGTATGCAGGGCCAGATGGACGGAGTACAGATTGGAGACAAGAATGTCATGTATGTGAATAGTGGTGGTCGTGGACAGGTGCGGGGGACCAGCGGGTATCGCCGTGTTCCGCCTAGAAGGGTCGTAGCAGGCAAGCCAATAACCA CTGACACAAGAGTCATCACCAAGCAAGACATAACAGTCATTTCTGAGAACTTGGGCAGTACGTGGAGGAAGCTCGGACGGCAGCTGGGCTTCACAGAGGGAAAACTTGATGCCTTTGACAGTGATTACGCCATTGATGGGCTGGAAGAGAAAATCTACCAGATGTTAGTTGCATGGAGGAGGATGAAATCAGATGACGCTACAGCTGCCAAGCTTGCTGAAGCCCTTTGCTCTATTGGCAAGGCAGATGTGGCTGTGTATCTGTAA
- the LOC136439061 gene encoding receptor-interacting serine/threonine-protein kinase 1-like isoform X1, which translates to MYFEQMNWCIHAVGGTDGTRYMSHDRVNMVLPNTGHTPEFRHMKGADVEKGVLLGKGAFGAVYKANHREYGEVALKVVSTEAVIDEDDKKELIQEARGLARVPNQYVTLLYGVILEPGNYSLVMEFVEHGSLDKFMKKVNIPWELKIRMIRDITCGMNFLHSFSPKIIHRDLKMQNILVNGNLHVKIADLGLAKWRTFSKKYMKKRSKSKGKEGYIAGTITHIPPENLLDINSEATETFDVYSFGILLWEIITGKEPYEACGGNEGMITVGVYQNQNRPNPKDIPEDCPEWLKDLMKRCYHKDPEERPLFPDSYRIVNKRLTEDYTEAMIKDAVHVVHRALHTSDRAAGIEQDRKVPTVIAQPTSPDGAGNAVRQLGDLQLGRTTPETLETDAITEQPSQEASSASNSTHVPGSKQEEPRTVPSTQPTNTSSSQGAVATAGATAISENQEHTMKGGALRARGKTTDDKTKCPPSAEAPNKPSTVPDHAASRITVPTQDSMSPPGDDEKVKKGKVIGPPSGDGNNESFPTRNRVGMPAETTAYQETNQPGLPPGAFPGVGMQPPHYPYTMPVAGGYMIYSAPGMAPYFYPAAMQAAHMPPVNFSAAMPGATPQGGFSCVKTGTDGSTTVISMQGQMDGVQIGDKNVMYVNSGGRGQVRGTSGYRRVPPRRVVAGKPITTDTRVITKQDITVISENLGSTWRKLGRQLGFTEGKLDAFDSDYAIDGLEEKIYQMLVAWRRMKSDDATAAKLAEALCSIGKADVAVYL; encoded by the exons ATGTATTTTGAACAGATGAACTGGTGCATACACGCAGTAGGAGGAACCGACGGAACAAG GTATATGTCTCATGATCGAGTCAACATGGTGTTACCAAATACCGGACACACGCCAGAGTTCAGGCACATGAAGGGAGCCGATGTCGAAAAAGGGGTGCTGCTCGGAAAAGGTGCTTTTGGAGCAGTCTACAAGGCCAATCACAGGGAATATGGCGAGGTGGCATTGAAGGTTGTCAGCACCGAAGCTGTCATAGACGAGGA TGATAAGAAAGAGTTGATCCAAGAAGCTCGTGGCCTGGCCAGGGTCCCAAACCAGTATGTGACCCTGTTATATGGAGTCATTCTGGAGCCAGGCAACTACAGCCTGGTGATGGAATTTGTGGAGCATGGGTCACTGGACAAGTTCATGAAGAAGGTGAACATCCCATGGGAACTGAAGATCCGCATGATCCGGGACATCACATGTGGGATGAACTTCTTACACAGCTTCTCACCGAAGATCATCCATCGTGACCTGAAGATGCAGAACATTTTGGTCAATGGGAATCTTCATGTGAAG ATAGCAGATCTTGGGCTGGCAAAGTGGCGTACATTCTCAAAGAAGTACATGAAGAAAAGATCTAAAAGTAAAGGAAAGGAGGGCTACATTGCAGGCACCATCACACACATTCCACCAGAAAACCTTTTGGACATCAACAGTGAAGCCACAGAAACATTTGATGTTTACAG TTTTGGAATTCTGCTGTGGGAAATAATTACTGGCAAGGAACCATATGAAG CATGTGGTGGAAATGAAGGAATGATTACCGTGGGAGTGTATCAGAATCAGAACAGACCAAACCCTAAGGATATTCCAGAAGACTGTCCAGAGTGGTTAAAAGATCTGATGAAAAGGTGCTATCACAAAGACCCTGAAGAAAGACCCCTTTTTCCTG ACTCCTACAGAATTGTTAACAAGAGGCTGACTGAGGACTACACTGAAGCTATGATAAAGGATGCAGTGCATGTTGTTCACAGAGCCCTG CATACTTCAGACAGAGCAGCAGGAATAGAACAGGACAGGAAAGTTCCCACAGTCATTGCCCAGCCAACATCACCTGATGGAGCTGGGAATGCTGTCAGACAACTGGGAGATCTCCAGCTTGGAAGGACCACTCCAGAAACACTGGAGACAGATGCTATTACTGAACAGCCATCTCAAG AAGCATCTTCTGCCAGCAATTCCACACATGTGCCTGGATCAAAGCAAGAAGAACCCAGAACAGTGCCGTCTACACAGCCTACCAACACCTCATCTTCCCAGGGGGCAGTAGCTACAGCTGGGGCCACAGCCATCTCAGAAAACCAAGAACACACCATGAAAGGAGGCGCACTACGTGCAAGGGGAAAGACAACAGATGACAAGACAAAGTGCCCACCAAGTGCTGAAGCTCCTAACAAGCCATCAACAGTGCCAGATCATGCAGCCTCTAGGATTACTGTGCCTACCCAGGATAGCATGTCACCACCAGGTGATGATGAGAAGGTGAAAAAGGGAAAAGTCATTGGTCCCCCCAGTGGTGATGGCAACAATGAGAGCTTCCCAACACGTAACCGAGTTGGGATGCCAGCAGAGACAACTGCTTATCAGGAAACAAACCAGCCTGGACTTCCTCCAG GGGCCTTCCCTGGTGTGGGCATGCAACCTCCACACTATCCCTACACAATGCCAGTTGCAGGAGGATACATGATCTATTCTGCTCCAGGCATGGCACCATATTTCTACCCAGCAGCCATG CAAGCAGCACACATGCCCCCCGTGAACTTCTCTGCTGCCATGCCTGGTGCCACACCCCAAGGAGGGTTTTCATGCGTGAAAACAG GGACTGATGGAAGCACGACAGTTATCAGTATGCAGGGCCAGATGGACGGAGTACAGATTGGAGACAAGAATGTCATGTATGTGAATAGTGGTGGTCGTGGACAGGTGCGGGGGACCAGCGGGTATCGCCGTGTTCCGCCTAGAAGGGTCGTAGCAGGCAAGCCAATAACCA CTGACACAAGAGTCATCACCAAGCAAGACATAACAGTCATTTCTGAGAACTTGGGCAGTACGTGGAGGAAGCTCGGACGGCAGCTGGGCTTCACAGAGGGAAAACTTGATGCCTTTGACAGTGATTACGCCATTGATGGGCTGGAAGAGAAAATCTACCAGATGTTAGTTGCATGGAGGAGGATGAAATCAGATGACGCTACAGCTGCCAAGCTTGCTGAAGCCCTTTGCTCTATTGGCAAGGCAGATGTGGCTGTGTATCTGTAA
- the LOC136439063 gene encoding nudC domain-containing protein 1-like, giving the protein MATVHATHTLKPDRTLIDANFDGYKLSLEPLPQYTVSLNTGIHDVKLDDEEYTYQHIRAFGMHNHLTLDQWNPDSVYYVDNKHALQQIKIILDTQINPPRPVLQIPCDEPQGVRHNITLHFPSRGWCVLADGAGKLLVIQTHNRGTSEEEPWKIVFSEELCDKQPFTLLHSLVDISHNVLHIEALLLHMDKVPQEHKTDFTVVLEWVTLAKQDGTSGGFKVERVRQVRGKTSPQYAAIERGGRGLFIASDKPFKMVSDTAKDVEMEEDSSNGESQAAKQPAYLWGQTTEDVSVKFTVDEGTTKSDIELVLETKRIKFGVKNREPLLDGELCGAVDAEASTWTLDGQELELLLQKREEGPMWPAVVVGDTRGQLTLDPDQTAEMNERLSGLTSDQMNPDPDPDKKPYNTQELEECDAFPEDSAMLVRLDGETHRNTHAASLSSHQSLFNIQIDTGEAPCLCLRHDVDALIWQPKSSSDNSDTPFTHIATFNALGYVQASKQDMKFAKCAPNFSYASLCDCVRHVYVYRQPTPTASPVRNRKSGRVIGQIAKQQVVALDSVENIMGFQVSNERLFILTGSKLITVRVNTED; this is encoded by the exons ATGGCGACTGtacacgcaactcacacgctgAAGCCAGACCGAACTCTCATCGATGCCAATTTTGATGGATATAAACTGTCTTTGGAACCACTCCCTCAGTACACTGTGTCTCTAAATACAG GTATCCATGATGTAAAGCTAGATGATGAGGAGTACACGTACCAGCACATCCGGGCCTTTGGGATGCACAACCACCTAACCCTGGACCAGTGGAACCCTGACTCTGTGTACTATGTGGACAACAAACACGCTTTGCAGCAGATCAAaatcatactg GACACCCAGATCAACCCTCCCAGACCAGTACTGCAGATTCCATGTGATGAACCACAAGGTGTGAGACACAACATCACCCTGCACTTCCCGTCTCGGGGCTGGTGCGTTCTCGCAGATGGGGCTGGGAAACTCCTGGTCATTCAAACCCACAACAGGGGCACATCAGAGGAGGAGCCATGGAAG ATAGTCTTCTCTGAGGAGTTGTGTGATAAGCAACCTTTCACCCTCCTACACTCGCTGGTTGACATTTCCCACAATGTGCTGCACATCGAGGCCCTCTTGCTACACATGGACAAAGTGCCTCAAGAACACAAGACTGACTTCACAGTGGTGCTGGAGTGGGTTACACTGGCCAAACAGGATG ggacatctggTGGGTTCAAAGTTGAGCGGGTGAGGCAGGTTCGGGGGAAGACTTCGCCCCAGTATGCAGCTATAGAGCGTGGAGGCAGGGGGCTCTTCATCGCAAGTGACAAACCATTCAAGATGGTGTCAGACACAGCCAAGGATGTAGAGATGGAAGAAGACAGCTCAAATGGAGAATCTCAAGCAG CCAAGCAGCCAGCCTACCTGTGGGGCCAGACAACAGAAGATGTGAGTGTGAAGTTCACAGTTGATGAGGGGACCACAAAGTCAGACATAGAACTGGTATTGGAGACCAAGAGAATAAAGTTTGGTGTAAAGAACAGGGAACCATTGTTGGATGGTGAACTCTGTGGCGCTGTGGATGCTGAGGCAAGCACATGGACACTTGATGGACAAGA ACTGGAACTTCTGCTGCAGAAAAGGGAAGAGGGACCAATGTGGCCTGCAGTTGTAGTGGGAGACACTAGGGGACAGCTCACACTAGACCCTGATCAGACAGCAGAGATGAATGAGAGACTGAGCGGGCTAACATCTGATCAGATG AATCCCGACCCTGACCCAGACAAGAAGCCATACAATACCCAGGAGCTGGAGGAGTGTGATGCCTTCCCGGAGGACTCGGCCATGCTGGTGCGACTGGATGGTGAAACCCACAGGAATACACATGCT GCGAGTCTGTCCAGTCATCAGTCCCTGTTTAACATACAGATAGATACAGGAGAGGCACCGTGTCTATGTCTGCGGCATGATGTCGATGCCCTCATCTGGCAGCCCAAGTCTTCGTCCGACAACTCTGACACCCCCTTCACACATATAGCTACTTTCAATGCACTAGGCTATGTCCAGGCTTCTAAGCAAGACATGAAGTTTGCCAAGTGTGCGCCTAACTTTTCCTATGCCTCACTGTGCGACTGCGTGAGGCACGTGTATGTGTATCGCCAACCGACCCCAACTGCCAGCCCTGTGCGAAACAGGAAAAGCGGACGGGTCATAGGTCAGATAGCCAAGCAGCAGGTGGTTGCCTTAGATTCAGTTGAGAATATTATGGGATTCCAGGTTTCAAATGAGCGGTTGTTTATTTTGACAGGCAGCAAACTGATAACTGTGAGAGTAAACACAGAAGATTGA
- the LOC136439064 gene encoding receptor-interacting serine/threonine-protein kinase 2-like: MDAKSRFSVIGKEKLKIYDNALLGSGGFGFVIRARHADWSLDVAVKCVCSKQTMTEKQQKDLYLEAEKLEAARFKYVVHFYGMCVEPTFYCLIMDLAENGSLKSLLGVDIPWPLRWRIAFETAVGMNYLHNLAPRILHCDLKSENILLDEEYHVKITDFGLSKWKSITGGTSIADQGTAGGTITHIPPESWEDINCKPDTPWDVYSYGVVLWEILTRKQPFEHAHNSAHIEICVKGGQRPDEKLIPTEPQECVAFTRLMRKCWSQTPADRPSFKDCVDSIDPIYHRYKQEVPAAISALQSGSSSNNTAGSSSGVSLAQAKLADLKLEDMVRHYTGRAAPQLDEAVPIQVQSAHHHPPQFAQGDQHQTPQSAQGGQYQPQQSAKGGQHQPQQSAQGGQYQPPPAGGAWGGGEPQGAHNIPGLGAGTNINMQGCQNVIIGNSNTINVNHTTQPSSAKRKDTPMPKNSAPQVSEPGRPVTNKILQAVSADIGREWKKLARELDLTEPQIDQVQYDYHHEGLLEITYQMLIKWKQQNGKQATVGKLAQAFGNIGKGYLAKQL, encoded by the exons ATGGATGCAAAGAGCCGTTTCAGTGTAATTGGTAAAGAAAAACTGAAGATTTATGACAATGCTCTGCTTGGGAGTGGAGGCTTTGGCTTCGTTATAAGAGCCAGGCATGCTGACTGGAGCCTGGATGTTGCAGTCAAGTGTGTTTGCTCCAAGCAGACTATGACTGAAAA GCAACAGAAAGACCTCTACCTTGAAGCAGAAAAACTGGAGGCTGCAAGATTCAAGTATGTAGTCCACTTCTACGGGATGTGTGTCGAGCCTACATTCTACTGCCTCATCATGGACCTGGCCGAGAACGGCAGCCTGAAGTCCCTGCTGGGGGTGGACATCCCCTGGCCGCTCAGGTGGAGAATAGCCTTTGAGACGGCAGTAGGGATGAACTACTTACACAACCTGGCACCAAGGATTCTGCACTGTGACCTGAAGTCTGAGAACATCTTGTTGGATGAAGAATACCATGTTAAG ATTACAGATTTTGGACTTTCCAAATGGAAGAGCATCACTGGTGGTACATCTATAGCTGATCAAGGCACAGCAGGGGGCACAATTACACATATCCCCCCAGAGTCCTGGGAAGATATCAACTGTAAACCTGACACTCCGTGGGATGTTTACAG CTATGGTGTTGTGCTGTGGGAGATCCTGACAAGGAAACAACCATTTGAGC ATGCTCATAACTCAGCCCATATTGAGATCTGTGTGAAGGGAGGACAAAGACCAGATGAGAAGCTCATTCCAACAGAACCCCAAGAATGTGTTGCTTTTACCCGCCTGATGAGAAAATGCTGGTCTCAGACACCTGCCGACAGACCTAGCTTCAAAG ATTGTGTAGATAGCATAGACCCGATCTACCATAGGTACAAGCAAGAGGTTCCAGCTGCCATATCTGCCTTACAGAGTGGATCATCAAGCAATAATACCGCT GGGTCAAGTTCGGGTGTCTCATTGGCACAAGCTAAACTGGCTGACCTGAAGCTAGAGGACATGGTCAGGCACTACACTGGCAGAGCAGCACCTCAGCTTGATGAAGCTGTGCCCATTCAAGTACAGTCTGCCCATCACCACCCACCGCAGTTTGCCCAGGGGGATCAGCACCAAACACCGCAGTCTGCCCAGGGGGGTCAGTACCAGCCACAGCAGTCTGCAAAGGGGGGTCAGCACCAGCCACAGCAGTCTGCCCAGGGGGGTCAGTACCAGCCACCACCGGCAGGGGGAGCATGGGGTGGTGGTGAACCCCAGGGGGCCCACAATATTCCAG GCTTAGGTGCAGGAACGAACATCAACATGCAGGGCTGCCAGAATGTCATCATTGGGAATAGTAATACTATCAATGTTAATCATACAACACAGCCTTCCAGTGCTAAAAGGAAAGACACCCCAATGCCAAAAAACTCAGCACCTCAAGTTTCAG AACCAGGAAGGCCAGTGACCAATAAGATCTTACAGGCAGTTTCAGCCGACATTGGTAGGGAGTGGAAAAAGCTGGCACGTGAACTAGACCTGACGGAACCACAGATTGATCAG GTGCAGTATGACTACCACCATGAGGGTCTGCTGGAAATCACCTACCAGATGTTGATAAAGTGGAAACAGCAGAACGGCAAGCAAGCCACCGTCGGAAAACTGGCGCAGGCCTTTGGCAATATCGGCAAAGGTTACCTTGCCAAGCAACTATAG